Part of the Kineococcus aurantiacus genome, ACTCGTGGACGAGGGTGGAGACCGCCGCGGCCAGGTCGGCCGGGTTCAGCCCGTCCCAGGCGCCGTGGCGCAGGCACTGCGCGACGAGCAGGTCGGTCTCGGCGTTGATGCGGCGCAGGGTGCGCCCGGCGGCGGTGGTGCCCTGGCCGTCGTCGGTGAGGTAGCCCAGTTCGGCCAGCAGGTCGCAGACCCGGTCGAAGGTGCGGGCGATGGTGCCGGTGCGGCCCTCGATCTTGCGCTGCAGCCCCTGGGTGTCGCGGCGCAGCTTCTCCTCGCGCACCGCCCAGCGGGCGTGCTCCTCCCGCTCGGCGCACCCGTGGCAGGGGTGGGCGCGCAGGGCCTCGCGCAGGCGGGCCAGCTCGGCGTCCTCGGCCGCGGCCGAGGAGCGGCGGCGGAAGGGGACCTCCCCGCCGCCGACCTCGGCCAGGGCGTTGCGCAGGGAGGAGGCCAGGTCCCGCCGCTCCTGCGGGGAGCGCCAGTTGAAGTTCTTCGGGATCCGCACGCGGGTCAAAGCGTCGACGGGACCGGTGAAGTCGTCGGCGTCGATGGTCCGCACCTGGCGGTCCTGGGACAGGACCCGCGGCGAGGGCCCGGCGAACCCCTTGCCGGGCACGAGGTCCAGCACGACGCCGAAGGTGGCGCGGCGGCCCCCGGGCAGCCGCACGACGTCACCGCGGGACAGGCCCTCGATGGTCTGGCGCGCCTCGACGCGGCGGGCGGCGTTGCCGGCGCGGGTAAGGTCCTTCTCCCGCTCGGAGATGGCCTGCCGCAGCGCGAAGTACTCGCGGAAGTCGCCCAGGTGGCACGTCATCGCCTCGGCGTAGCCCTGCAGCGCCTCGGTCTGCTTCCGGATCTGCTGGGCCTGCCCGACGACGGCGCGGTCGGCCTGGAACTGGGCGAAGGACGTCTCGAGGATGTCGCGGGCCTGGTCGCGCCCGACCTGCTCGACGAGGTTGACGGCCATGTTGTAGGTGGGCCGGAAGCTGGAGCGCAGCGGCCAGGTGCGCCGGGAGGCGAGCCCGGCGACGGCCTCGGGATCGGTGCCGCCGGACCACAGGACGACGGCGTGACCCTCGACGTCGATGCCGCGGCGGCCGGCGCGGCCCGTGAGCTGGGTGTACTCCCCCGGCGTGACGTCGACGTGGGTCTGCCCGTTCCACTTCACGAGCTTCTCCAGCACCACCGAGCGGGCGGGCATGTTGACGCCCAGCGCGAGGGTCTCGGTGGCGAAGACGGCCTTGACCAGGCCCCGGGCGAACAGGTGCTCGACGGTCTCCTTGAAGACGGGCAGCATCCCGGCGTGGTGGGCGGCCAGGCCGCGCTCCAGGCCCTCCAGCCAGCTCCAGTACCCCAGGACGGTCAGGTCGGAGCTGGGGATCTCGGCGCAGCGCTCCTCGGCGACCGCGCGGATCTCCTTGCCCTCCTCCGGCGTCGTCAGCCGCAGCCCCCACGCCACGCACTGCTCGACGGCGGCGTCGCAGCCGGCGCGGCTGAAGATGAACGTGATGGCCGGCAGCAGCCCGGCCTGGTCGAGGGTGTCGAGGATCTGCGCGCGCGAGGCCGGGCGGGGCCCGGCGCCGGGGCGGCCGCCGCCGGTGCGGGGGCCGGGGCGGGCCTGCCCGCGGCGGCGCCCCTTGCCGCCGGCCATGGCGAGCCGGTCGGTGCGGATCTGCTGGCGGGACATCGCGACCAGCTCGGGGTTGACGATCGCCCCGGGCACCAGGGACCCCTCGTCACCCTCCAGCGGGTCGCCGTCGGGGTCGGTGAACAGGTCGTACAGGCGGGTGCCGACGGCCAGGTGCTGCCACAGGGGGACGGGTCGGTGCTCGGAGACGACGACCTCGGTGTCACCGCGGACGGTGTCCAGCCACGCGCCGAACTCCTCGGCGTTGCTGACGGTCGCCGACAGCGACACCACGAGCACGTCGGCGGGCAGGTGGATGATCACCTCCTCCCAGACCGCGCCGCGGGAGCGGTCGGCGAGGTAGTGGACCTCGTCCATGACGACGTAGCCCAGCCCGTCCAGCAGCGGCGAGCCGGCGTAGAGCATGTTGCGCAGGACCTCGGTCGTCATGACGACGACGGGCGCCTCGCCGTTGACGGAGTTGTCGCCGGTGAGCAGGCCGACGGCGGCCTGGCCGTGCCGCTCGACGAGCTCGGCGTACTTCTGGTTCGACAGCGCCTTGATGGGCGTCGTGTAGAAGGCCTTGCGCCGGGTCTTCAGGGCCAGGTGGGCGGCGAACTCCCCCACGACGGTCTTGCCGGCGCCGGTGGGGGCGGCGACCAGGACGCCGCGGCCGGACTCGAGGGCCTGGCACGCCTGCAGCTGGAAACCGTCGAGCTCGAAGCCCAGGGTGCCCGCGAACTGCGCGAGCTCCGTGCGGGCTTCCTCGGTGCGACGGCGTGCTGCCGCGTAGCGTTCCGCGGGGCTTGCCATGGTGGCGACAGTACATCCCGACGATGCGGTGCGCTCAGGCCAGCACCCTCAGCGCCCCCGCGACCACGTCGCACGTGACGGGCAGGTCCCCCAGCGGCTCGCCGTCGGCGTGCGGCCGGGGCCGGTGCGCCCCGCCGAGGTGCTCCAGGCGCACGGACCGGGCGCGGTGGACGTGGACGACCGGCAGGCCCAGGTGCGCGCCGCGGCGGACCGTCGGCAGCAGCCGCAGCGCCGCCACCGGCGGCAGGGCGTCGACGACGACGACGTCGAGGAGCCCGTCGGCGGGGTCGGCGTCGGGGGCCATGAGCATGCCCCCGCCGTAGCAGCGGGTGTTGGCCACGGCCACGAGGAGGCACTCGCGCTCGAAGGCGACCCCGTCGAGGGTGACGCGCACGCCCACCCCGCGCACGACGGCCAGCTCGCGCAGCGCCGCGAGGGTGTACCGGGCCGGCCCCCGCGGCCAGCGCCAGGAGTTGGCGCGCTCGTTGACCAGGGCGTCGACGCCGGAGGCCAGGATGCTGGCGTACCAGCCCGACCCGCCGGCGTGGTGGACGCGGACGGCGTCGACGGCGCGGTGGCGACCCTCGTGCAGGGCCCGCGCCACCCGCTGCGCCGACGAGGCCGGGTCCCCCAGGGGCAGGCCCAGGCCGCGGGCGACGTCGTTGCCGGTGCCGGCCGGGACGATGCCCAGGGCGGTGGTGGTGCCCGCGACGGCCTGGACGCCGGTGTGGACGACGCCGTCGCCGCCCACGACGACGAGGGCGTCGAACTGCGCGACCGCGGCCCGGGCGAGCCCGGCGGTGGGCAGGTCCGGGCTGGACAGGTCGCTGACGTCGTGGCCCAGGGCCCGCAGGGTCCGCAGGACGTGGGACCCCGCGGACCGGCCGGCCCCGCGACCCGCCGTCGGGTTCACGAGGAGGCCGACCCGCCTGCGGTCGGTCACGGGATCAGAGGGCGCTGGCTTCGTCGTCGGACAGGTGCCCGTAGTCCGGCTCGTCGGAGTTCTTCGCGCGACGCCGGTCGTTGAGCAGGCAGACGACGGTGGCGATGGTGAACAGGACCAGCAGCGGCAGCGCCAGCAGCAGCATGGTGGTGATGTCGGACGTCGGCGTCACGAGGGCGGAGAACAGGAAGCTGAGGAAGACGCTGATGCGCCACTGCTTGAGGATCGCCTTGCCCGAGAGCAGGTGCGCGAAGTTCAGGCCGACGAGGACCACGGGCATGAGGAAGCCGAGGCCGAAGGCCAGGATGATGCGCATCACGAACGACAGGTAGACGTCCGCGCCGATGAGGTTGGCGGCGTCGACCGGGGTGAAGTCGATGAGGAAGCGCATCGCGTTGGGCAGCACGGAGTAGGCGATGCCCGCACCGAGGAGGAACAGCGGGACGGCCGCGGCGATGAAGCCGATGGCGTAGCGCCGCTCCTTCTTCGTGAGCCCGGGGGTGATGAAGGCCCAGAGCTGGTAGATCCAGAACGGGCTCGAGGCGATGACACCGCACCAGATGGCGCCCTTGACCCGCAGGTCGAACGCCTGCCCCACCTGCGTGAAGTTCAGCGAGACGTTCTGGATGCCCCTGCGGTCGGCGTAGTCCAGCAACGGCTTCTGCAGGTACTGGAAGACGCCGTCGAAGGCGCCCCAGCTGTACTTCCACCCGCCCCAGAGGAACCAGCCGGCGATGCTCCCGATCAGCAGGAAGACGGCAGCCTTCGCGATCCGGTTGCGCAGCTCCCGGAGGTGGTCCATGAGGGGCATGCGCCCCTCGGGGTCCCTGGGCGCGCGTCGGCGGACGGTGGTGACGGCCATGTCAGCGGCTGGCTCTCAGGGTCGCGGGTGGCTCAGGACGCGCGGGTCTGGTGCTCGCCGGCCTTCTGCTCGGCCTGCTCGGCGGCGAGCTTGGCCTCCAGCGCGGTGGGCTCGGAGTCCTTCGCGGCGGCCGTCGGGGACGTCTTGGCGTCCTCCTTGCCGTCGTTCTTCATCTCCTTGACCTCGGACTTGAAGATGCGCATCGAGCGCCCCAGGCCGCGAGCGGCGTCCGGGAGCCGCTTGCTGCCGAACAGCGCGATGAGCAGCACGACGAGGATGACGAGCACCCACGGGTGGTCGACGAGGTTGCGGAACATCAGTCCTCCAGGGTCGGTCGTAGCGCCGCCATCGTACGTCGACGGCGGCTGCCCGTGGGACAAGCATGCGGGTCGAGTCGTCCGCACGGGGCCGGTCCGCGGTCCTGGAGGTGGACTCGGGGCGAACACCCAGGTGGGGCCCAGGTGGTGCCCGGGTGGTCGCGGGGGGACGCACGAGAGCCGCTCGCGGACGCCGGTGGGCGTCCGCCGAGCGGCTCTCCGAGAGGTGGTGGTGCGGTGCCGGGCGGGTCAGCGCACGGTGCGCAGGCCGCGGGCGGCCAGCGAGGCGAGGTCGTCGCAGGAGTCCAGCACCAGGGCGAAGTCGAGGACGTCGTCCCAGGCGATGGTGGAGCCGTGGTGCTCCTCCATGGCCTCGGCCGGGATCGCCCAGCGCTCGACGGCCACGCCGCCGGAGACCAGCAGGGCCACGACGTCCTCACCGGCGGGCTTGCGGACCTCGTCGGTGCACTTGGGGCACGCGAAGGCGTAGAAGGAGCGCTCCTTGGCCGAGCACACCACGAGGCGGACCTGCTTGGGGGTCAGCTCGACGTCGCCGCAGCAGGGGCAGGAAGCCTTGATCGTGGTCATGTCGTGCACCTCTCGTCGTGGTGTTCACCGTCTCCGGCGGCGATCCCGCCGTCCGACAACCACTCCTTCGGCACGTCCCGCCGATCCCTTGAACGGCCACCTGCGCCCGACCTTGACACGGCGGTCCGGCGTGTGGTCGGCGCTGGGCCGACCCGGTGACGAGGGGCCCTCAGGCGTAGCGCGCCAGGGCCGCCAGGGCCGCCTCCCGCACGTGCCCGGCCAGCTCCGCGGGCTCCACGACGCGGGCCCCCGCGCCCAGGCGCAGCAGCAGCCGCTGCACCCAGTGCGTGTCCGCCGTCCGCAGCCGGACCCGCAGCGAGGCCTCCTCCCAGGCGTCCTCGGGGGCCTCCTGGACCGACTCCACGGGGTAGTAGTCCACGACCCAGGCCGCCTGCGGGGCCAGGTCGATCGTCACGACCAGGTCGTCGGGGCTGGGCCGGAACAGGTCCGAGGCGAC contains:
- a CDS encoding DEAD/DEAH box helicase translates to MASPAERYAAARRRTEEARTELAQFAGTLGFELDGFQLQACQALESGRGVLVAAPTGAGKTVVGEFAAHLALKTRRKAFYTTPIKALSNQKYAELVERHGQAAVGLLTGDNSVNGEAPVVVMTTEVLRNMLYAGSPLLDGLGYVVMDEVHYLADRSRGAVWEEVIIHLPADVLVVSLSATVSNAEEFGAWLDTVRGDTEVVVSEHRPVPLWQHLAVGTRLYDLFTDPDGDPLEGDEGSLVPGAIVNPELVAMSRQQIRTDRLAMAGGKGRRRGQARPGPRTGGGRPGAGPRPASRAQILDTLDQAGLLPAITFIFSRAGCDAAVEQCVAWGLRLTTPEEGKEIRAVAEERCAEIPSSDLTVLGYWSWLEGLERGLAAHHAGMLPVFKETVEHLFARGLVKAVFATETLALGVNMPARSVVLEKLVKWNGQTHVDVTPGEYTQLTGRAGRRGIDVEGHAVVLWSGGTDPEAVAGLASRRTWPLRSSFRPTYNMAVNLVEQVGRDQARDILETSFAQFQADRAVVGQAQQIRKQTEALQGYAEAMTCHLGDFREYFALRQAISEREKDLTRAGNAARRVEARQTIEGLSRGDVVRLPGGRRATFGVVLDLVPGKGFAGPSPRVLSQDRQVRTIDADDFTGPVDALTRVRIPKNFNWRSPQERRDLASSLRNALAEVGGGEVPFRRRSSAAAEDAELARLREALRAHPCHGCAEREEHARWAVREEKLRRDTQGLQRKIEGRTGTIARTFDRVCDLLAELGYLTDDGQGTTAAGRTLRRINAETDLLVAQCLRHGAWDGLNPADLAAAVSTLVHESRRDEGGRPDRIPRRAEAAIAATHRLWSDLTDREDHHKVPLTREPDPGLAWSVHRWASGHRLDEVLREADLAAGDFVRRCKQLVDLLDQIGSASTEPGLRRAAREAVDAVRRGVVAHTSLTEG
- a CDS encoding diacylglycerol kinase family protein; its protein translation is MTDRRRVGLLVNPTAGRGAGRSAGSHVLRTLRALGHDVSDLSSPDLPTAGLARAAVAQFDALVVVGGDGVVHTGVQAVAGTTTALGIVPAGTGNDVARGLGLPLGDPASSAQRVARALHEGRHRAVDAVRVHHAGGSGWYASILASGVDALVNERANSWRWPRGPARYTLAALRELAVVRGVGVRVTLDGVAFERECLLVAVANTRCYGGGMLMAPDADPADGLLDVVVVDALPPVAALRLLPTVRRGAHLGLPVVHVHRARSVRLEHLGGAHRPRPHADGEPLGDLPVTCDVVAGALRVLA
- the tatC gene encoding twin-arginine translocase subunit TatC codes for the protein MDHLRELRNRIAKAAVFLLIGSIAGWFLWGGWKYSWGAFDGVFQYLQKPLLDYADRRGIQNVSLNFTQVGQAFDLRVKGAIWCGVIASSPFWIYQLWAFITPGLTKKERRYAIGFIAAAVPLFLLGAGIAYSVLPNAMRFLIDFTPVDAANLIGADVYLSFVMRIILAFGLGFLMPVVLVGLNFAHLLSGKAILKQWRISVFLSFLFSALVTPTSDITTMLLLALPLLVLFTIATVVCLLNDRRRAKNSDEPDYGHLSDDEASAL
- the tatA gene encoding Sec-independent protein translocase subunit TatA, which encodes MFRNLVDHPWVLVILVVLLIALFGSKRLPDAARGLGRSMRIFKSEVKEMKNDGKEDAKTSPTAAAKDSEPTALEAKLAAEQAEQKAGEHQTRAS